DNA from Papio anubis isolate 15944 chromosome 1, Panubis1.0, whole genome shotgun sequence:
ACCCTGCCATGGATGGGGAAGGTAAATGGTCTAGGGCAGGAAGACTGGGGTGTGGGGTGCCCAGAAtctgcccaggccctgcccaggcCCCTAACTCACCAGGATCTGCAGCTGCCCGTTCTTACATGAGTCAGGGGAGTCTTCACTCTCATCAGCCCGGCACACCCCCATCTGGCACTTCACCACATCCTGGACCTGGGGACAGAGGGCGCCTGCTAGGCCTGCGGCCACTGCAGGGCCCCCGACCACAGCTGGCTGTGCTTCCCACCCCAGATGCCCAGGCAAGTGTGGAAAGCAGGCAACACATCCAGCCTTGGGGAAGGTGATGACACCTGGGTGGGGTGCAAGGGGAGGAGGAGACCCAGGATGCCAAGGATAAGCATAGGGGACAGTTGTGGGTACCCCGGGCTATCAGCTTCCACACTAAGGGCTGCCCAGATGGGGCCTGGAACACCCTGGTCAGAGCCTTGACCCTCCCGGTCTGCACAGTGGGGAAGAAGCCAGGGGCCTGGCAGGTGTGGTGGGTACACAGGGGCGGGAGAGGCCCAGCCCCACCTCTCGGCGCAGGAAGCAGTGCACAGCAGTGATGACAAAGCCCTGCGCAGAGTTGAAGACAGCAAAGAGGGCCTGGAAGAGGACGGAACGGCGGTCTGTCATAGCCAGGACGGCAGACATCCAGGTGAGCGCCAGCAGGGGCAGCACCACGCAGGAGCTCCAGAGTGAGGCCCTGAGGGGACAGTGGCAGAGCCCATCAGAGTGATACTCCAGGGgacaggatggcttgagcctaggccTCCACTCAGCTGGAGCCCTTCAGCTGCCCAAGACTGGGAGGGCCCCAAACCCCAGGGCCTCAGTAATGTCCCCAAGCAGAGAGGGGCTGAGGAGCCGgagccagagaaacagaacagagaccgAAAGCAGCGAACTACAGGGTCAGAGCAGGGACCAGGAAGGTGGGGagggacacacagacacagtggGACCGAGCCACAGACAGTGGAAAGGGAcggggagaaagaagaggaggtaGACAGAAGCAGATGCTGTTTCAGCCCCAACTTGCACAGAATCACCTGAGaagcttttttaaaatgcaaagggCCTGGATGGCATCCCCAGAGCCTAAATGGGTAGGCTAGGGAGGAGGACTGGAAGAGGGACAAAAAGACAATAACCAGTGAGAGAACGCATGCGACAGAGACACCCAGACAGAAAGATTAAAGAGGCAGAGCACGCCGGGGACATCCAGAGCATGAATCCTCAGGGAGAAGACCGGGGGCCAGGACCAGTGAAGCAGAActccccacacacacagagaaggtgCCAGGCTCCCAGGGACTGCTCAGAGCCTTGGGCAGAAGGATCAGAGCTGGGGCTGAAAGCTGGGGTTGGGGCCTCCCTGCCAggggaaggcagaaaaaaagcagATGGGGCCTGGCGTCCGAGCCATTCCCACCCCTCCCTAACCTGCTACAGCACATGAGGGACAGCGGGGCCACCATACCCTCCCGGGCCAGGTGCCACACTCAGCCCACTCTCCTTTGCAAACACCCCCAGTGGGAGAGTCAGGCACAGCTCTGGGCAAGGCAGAGGGTGGCACCATTCCACAGAGACAGCcgggggaggccaaggcagagagaTGGGCAGGGGGCCAAGACTTGCCCTAGGAAGAGCAGTTCAGGGCTGTTCAGCCTGGCAGGGGGCGGGCACAATGGGCTCTGAAGCCCCTGGAGGTGGAGCCAAGACCAAGAGAGGGTCTAATCACAGTAATAAGAGCTACGCTGATTAACCACCAATTCTCTACCAGGCCCTACACTgaacactttacatatattacttCAAATCGTGATCAAAATAACTCCAATTAACAGGCATGGGATTATTAtcccaatttatagatgaggaaactggagtgTGCCCAGCTGGGCAGGGAGAAGCACAGTTGGGATACAAACACAGCTTGACCGACTCCAAAGCCCAAGCATTGAAACAGCTAGTGCAGACAGGGTGAGGGAGGCAGACGGCAGCCCAAGACAGAGGGAGCTTCGCAGTGACGGTGCCAGCCGCCTCCAGAGGCTCTGAGCTCCCTGACCCTGCAGGTGTGCAAGATAAAGCTGGACCTCACTAAGCAGGGAGGCTCGGATGGATTTCAGGCCCTGGGTGGGAGGCTGGGCCTACGGTCTTTGTGGATTCGTCTCACCCTCGCATAACTGGGATTTTAAGATTCTCAGATGCTAGGGCGGGGGTCTCAGTGAATTAATTCTCTACCTCCATGATTCTCTGTCTCCAATTGAGGGTGAGATTCAATGCCTCTGAAATGCTAAGTCTCAGATTCTATGACAGATGATAAGACTCAATGATTCACTCATTCTAACATGCTTAGCTTCTGATTGTCTTATTCTAAGATTCTATCATTCTAATTCTAAGGTTCTATAGCTCAAAAATTCTAAGGCTTAAGATTGTCTGAGTCTCTGTAGGTTGGGGGTGTGGGGCTGTGCAGGATAGAACATTAGCTGGGAGTGAGGGCAGGGGTGGGATCCAAGGGTGGGCGAAGGAACTGGGCACCTGTGGGAAGCACAGACATCCACTCCTCATCGCCTTGGCCACCTCTTGCCGAGCCCTTGAGAGTGTGTGGCGGCTGGCAGGAAAGGGTAAGCTTTCCAGGGCACTGGGCTGatatccctcctcctccccccaccaTGGGCACTGCCCCCCCAATTCCTttgccccacccacccccaccgccCCCCAGGGGGCACGACTAACATGGCGTTCCTGGCCGAGGCTGAGCTGAGCAGGGGGCTGGGGACCGCTCCACACGCTGAGCAGGGGAGGAGCAGGCTGGCCCAGGGGCACCGCTCCGACCTCGGGGGCGGCACAGACATGGGAGAAGGAGGGGAAACACATGGGAAGCCGGGAGATGGGGCAGAGTGAGCCCcgagtggggtgggaggggagggcagaCGAGAGAGAAAGAGCTGGGTTAGGGTGGGTGAGGGGCTGCGGCTGAGCACTCCAGGTGCCCACCTTGCCTGCAACCTTGATGCAACCAAGGTTGGGGAGCCCCGGTCGCATCATCGAGCCCTGAGTCTCCAAGAGCACCcatgtccctccctccctgcaccaTTTCCAGAAAGGCCAAGTCTCAGAGGCCCTCCCCTTACCCGGCCCTCTGCTTCTTGGATTTGTCGGAGATGCCATCACGTGCCATGAGCTTGTTGAAGACGATGATTCCGATGAGCATGTTCACCTGGGGGCCCAGTGGAGTGGAGTGGGGGAGACAGGATCACCAGGTGCCCTCCTGGCAGGGAAATTCCCACAtgggagctggagtgcagggaggaGGTAGAGGGAGAAACAGGATGACCCTCTGGGGCCACGCCCCTTCCAGGATGCTGAACGGGCACGTACCAGGACAATGACGGCTGCAGGGCCCACAAAGGCGTAGAGCAGGCCGCCCTCCAGGGAGAGCCAgcagctggggtgggggagaagaAGGGTGTCAGACACCCGgcagcctccctccccaccctcaaaCACCACCCCTCAGTCCTCCCAGGCTGCCATGCCCGCATGGCTAGTGCAGTCTGAGCCCCACACAGTGAGAGTGATCCACTGGCTCCTgctgagcctcggtttcccctCCAACAAAGGTCCAGAACATTAGGCTCATCCCCCAGGGCTCCCATGGGGATGACACAAGGCTGACTCCTGAGCTAAACAGTCCCTTAGGGATTACCCAGTCCCAGCACATTCCCTCagtcagggaaactgaggctcagaaatggGGAGGAACTTGCCCAAAGACCCACAACAGGCATGGGCCAGGATTTCAGCTGGCCGCCCAGTCCAGTTCCCTAACAGATCCACTAACCCCTACCACCCACCACGGGAGGCCCACGTACTAGCTGGATGTACCGTATCCTTTGGTTCGGGTAAAGCCAACAGACACGGCCACCACCAGGGCAGGCAGACCTGGGGGAGTGGGGGCGCCAGAGTGAGACGGCTGCTGGTCTTCAGGGACCCCTTGTTCTCCCAGACTCCCAGCCCAGCTGACCCCTGTGCCCAGAGAGCTGGGCCAGGGCCAAAGCTGAACCTCTCTGGCTGCCCCTGCCCACCAAGGCCCAGCAGCAGAGTCCAGCACTGGCCCTGCTCACCCCAGCCCAGGCAGAGGAAGCGCTTGCGAACGAGGCGGGTGCGCATCCGCCCAATGACAGCCAGGTAGGACTGCCAGGCCTCGGTAAGCACCCAgcaaaaggaggagagaaagaagaagtgcAGGAAGGCAGCCGTCATGGTGCACACGCCCTGCAGGGAGAGGGAATGGGAGGGAGTGGCCCTGAGCAGCCGCCAGGGCAGGAGGCGCCGGGCTTCCCACGCCCGCTGCTGGGCGCTGCCACAGCCGCCCACCTGAGCCCCACCCCCCACAGAGCCCTGCCAGGCTCCCCCGCCTTCCTGCACCCACACACAGCACGACACGGGCCTGGTGACACACACACAGCACTCGGCATCTAGGGAGGCGGGTGGGCAGGCCGCCCACGCACAGACGCGGCTGGCAGGGAGGGGGACAGACATGAGCACCTGCCACATCACAGCCGGGCAGGCCCCGTGCCTGGCGCTGTGCAGAGAAGGCCAAGGGGGCATAGGGAACAGTCTGCACAGGTCATCCACAGGTAGGTGGCAAAGGAGGCCTCACTCGGGCTCCCACACGCTCACAGACACGAGGAGGCCCAATGCCACCTGCCCAAAACACACCCGGCGCTCAGCTCACACACACATTTGCTGATGTTCACAGACGTTCCTCACTTGAGTACACACCCCCTCTCCAACGTCTTCACATGCGGTCTCACACACTATTTCATACACACTCTAATCTCAGCATGGGGCACGCACACGCCACCACTGATGGACAtacaagcaaacacacacactgcgctctccaccctcacccctccaccctccaccctgctCACACCCTGGCAGCCCTGGAAGCCTGCACCTGCCTTGCTCAGCACCCGGGACTGGCCCACGAGGATCAGGATGTTGGATGCCAAGATGGAGAGGCAAAAGTTCAGCAAGATGATGGAGCGCTCAGATTTTATGAACCTGCCGGGGCACAGCAGGCAGAGACAGAGGCGCTGGCTGCCCTACCCGACCTGGTGTGGCTGGCCACCTCCTGCGCCCCTCCCCCCTCACCAGCCACCAGAGCCAGGTGTCAGACCTACCTCCAAAAGGCGGCATAGATGGCGAGCAGAGTGAGCAGTGCCATGCACGACACCGCACAGCCGATCACCAGGGGGACCGAGGGGGAGCCCGCCAGCTCCAGGGTCTGGAGAAGATGGGCAGACGGTCAGATGGGCAGACGGTCAGATGGGTAGATGGTCAGATGGGTTGCTGGGAGAGGGGAGCTGCAGGGGTGCCCCGTTCCTTCATCTACCACAGACTGGCATACCCATAGGCAGAAGGGCAACACCTTCTAGATGTTGTACTCATGCATGCACAGAACAGACCCAGGTATCCATGTGGACACATATTTACGCTCAGTCACCTGCACTCTTccacacacccagacacacacatgtgcacacacacacacaactggcCACTGCTGCATACCCCCAGGCAAATATCATTGCTGTCAGCACAATCCCAGGGACACAGACTTCCACGTGCAATCCCACAAGTGCACCTGCAGATGCACATTCAGGATCAcccaggtgcctgccaacaccaTCACTGATGGCTGCTGGAAGCCCAGGGCCTCCTCCCTTGTCCAGCCCAGGCACCTCTGTTCCACTCACCAGGTCCTTGGGCGGCTGGGCCAGCACAGCAAAGGTGGACAGGTGCTGGCACTGGCAGCGGGTGTGAGCTGCCTGGGTCTCCAGGGTCTGGCAATTTTCAGTGTCCCAGTCTCCTGAGCTGGCATCTCTTGGGTAGGGGAGAGATTCAGTGAGCCCCAGGCCAGCTACATGGCCTTGCCCCCAGTCCTGGCCACTGCCCAAGGACAGGCTAAATCCACACTAAGGCCACATCCACGAGGCAACAGCAGGGAGGCCCAGGATATGTTCTTGACCCCTTAGGCTAGGATGGCACCAAAAATCCCTCTTGCCTTTCAGGCAGGAGACCCCTTTCTGACAAGGGGCCCTAGGGCTGCTCCCTTCCTCACCCAGAGGAGCCACCCAACTCACGCTCTGGAGTAGTCCCAGCTGGCGCAATGGGGATCCGTGGTGCCCTAGGGAGCAGAAGACATGAGTGCAGTCTAAAGAGGGAAGCTCACCACACCCCACCACTGCCCATGCCATGGGGGCCACAGCACCTCCTACACAGGTCCAAGGTTCAGCCCACCATCAGGGACAGAGTGCGTCCCACCAGGCAGGCCTCTGgccacccaggttggggtgcaccCAGGGTTTCTGCGTGGATCTCCACTCACATTGATGATGTAGGAGAGCTCCACAGTGATGAGGGGCTCGGCTGGAGGCTGGGTAGGGGGGCGCACAGTCACTGTCATCACCCGCGATGTGACGGCCAGTGGGGGCCTGGGGGACAGGTACTGAAGTCAGCTCCTGCCAGCGGGTGCCAGCCCCCATCAGAAACCCTGAAGCCGCTTTGGATTGGGGGGGCAGAGGTTTCCAGGGAGCCAAGACCTAGGGGAAGGCCTAGCTCAGTGGGGTCCAGGACCTCGGGTGAGGTCTAGAGCTCTGTCCATCACGCCCTGGGTGGCAGCCCAGCCTCTGGGAGCAGCATGGATATATTTGAGAAGCACGTATCCAGAGCCAGGCAAGGGGTTCCTGAAGGCGGAGGAGGCTGCCGTGGATCTCTGCAGCCAGCACTGGCTCAGTCCTCCTTCCCTTACCTGGGCCTTCCTGGACCCTCAGCAGCCCCATCCACCCATCCCCAGGACTCACCTGGGGGGCGGCAGGATGAGGCCAAGGGTGCGGTAGAGCACAGCACCAATCACAAAGTAGGAGGACTCATCGGGGTCTGCTGGGAGGAGGCGCTGGTGGGAGTGGCCCGGGCCAGGGGGCACCGTTCCTgggcccctccccctgccagggcTGCCTGCTGCCCCAGATGTGGCTGGCTTCCCTGGGGAGGAGAGGCTGAGCACCTCCTTGGGCAGGAAGAGGCGGTCCTCTGAGTGCCGCACCCAGTCCTTCATGCCCCGGCGGCCCCGCATGGGGAACGTGATGTCGCTGGACACAGCTGAGACGGGCTCTCGCTGAATGCTGATCACTGCAGTGGGAGAAGGGTGGGCAGAGACAGACAGGGGGCAGAGGAAAAGGGTGGCAGACCAGGGGAAGAGATAGATGTAAGGGAAACACGTACCAGGAAAGGAAGATGAGGACACCGAAGTTGGTAcaaacacagagacagagagatgtaCACAGAGAAACAGACCACACAGAGAAGAAGGAGAGGGTGGAACGTGGAGAGAAAGACACAAATATGGGGTTAGGTAGAGGAAAGATGGAACCTCCTGAGTTCTGGCACATTCAGGaccccctcccctgcctgcctccttctACCTAGATTGTCCGTGACAATCAGAGAGCTCTGGAAGGCCTTGAGAGCATCGCCCACCAGGTGAATGAAGTCCTCCACGACACGGAGCAGGTGCACAGAGCCAGGGGACACCTGGGGACAGAGAGTGTGTAAGGGTCCAAGGCAGGGTGGGTCACGGGAGGAGAAGCTGGCAGCTGTGCCCCGCACCTGCTGAGCATCGTCCCACTTCTCCTTGTTTTCCGCATCCACCATGAAGCTCACCACCTGGAAGAAGCGCTGGGGAGAGAGCAATGAGTGGCAGGGGGTCCTAGCCCCAGGGAACAGGGGGTTTCCCCCACTACAGCCAAACTTGCTGCCTCTGCAGCAGACTCTGCCTAGGGGCCTGGCCTCCCCCTTCAGTCTGGGCCTTCTCCACCCTCCGCCCTCCTTCCTCCTAGGCGGTACCTGCACATCATCAGCTGAGGGCACGTAGGTGGCCCTCTTAAAGGTGTCAGTGACATTCCTCAGAATGTCCACAGAGAAGAGCAGGTCCCCACTATAGTAGGTGCGCCGGGCCAGTAGCTCCTGCAGGCTGCGCACCACCTGTGACATGCCCTCGCCCGCCAGCATGCGCTGCCCCTTGGCCAGGTGCTCCCTAAGCTGTAGGTGATGAGGGGGCCACAGTCACTGAAGTGTCAGGAGCTGGAACCAGACCCTGGCCCATCCCACTCCAGTCCACCCACTGCTTGCATCCACGgggaaagaaagggggaaagggtCAAAGAGGCTCAAAGGGGCGCACAGGGGAGACAGAATCCGAGAAAGAGACTCATAAAGACAGAGAGAATCCCAAAGGGTActttaaaaaagactgaaatagaaACACCTAGAGAAAAAAAGGTGTTCAGATGTACATATGAAAGATATAAGCACAGTATGGGAACAGGGTACCTCCCCATCCCAAAGGGGTCATGTGtaatgagtgtgtatgtgtgggcgcgtgcgcgcgcacacacacacagtctttctctctttctctctctcactctctctcaacACAAGCTCTAAATGCATTCACACAATTAATACCCAGTTACAGTCAAACGTGTACACATATTTGCTGACACTGCTCTTACCCTATGACTGGCCCTGGGCTGGGCGCTGGGGACACAAAACTAAATTCAATGTTTCCCCTGCCTTCCAGGAGGCCCCAGTCTAGCAGCACACACAGATACTTGGATGAGCACCTAATGACTGAGGAGCTCATTCTGCAGGAGTGCAGAGGTAGGCACCAGGGATAAAAGAAGACACTTGAGAGTCAGGCCTTGAGGTatgagtaggagtttgccagACAAGGAGAGGCACAGCCAGGCAGAAGTGGGCACAGCATATGCCAAGGCACGTGGGAATGAGTGAGAATCACGCTCCCTCCACCCCTTAGCAGAGTCTGAGACAGATTCTGCGGTGCCCCAGCCCAGCAGGGCGCACTCACTGACAGATACAGGTAGCGGTACTCATGGGAGATGCAGCGAGCAAAGCTGGGCAGCCCCCAGTATGCCACGCCTTGGGCACTGAGGAGACAGCGGCGGCTGGCAGACCCTGCAGGGCAATAGGACAGAGGTCTGGGCATGGGCACTGAGCTCTCACCCACACTCCTCCACACCTCAGAGAGGCTGGGGGTGCAGAAGGGGGGCAATGAGAAGGGGGGCAATGAGAATGAACGGGGAAAGCCACCTGCCCCTTACCTGAGGCGTTCGGGGGGCACTTGTTGTAGATGATCTCACCAGCAGCTGCCTTCTTCCACGTCATCAGCATCACGTACTCATCCCTGCACATCTCGTGGAAGGCTGTGGGTGCAGGAGTAAGGCTCAGCTGGGCCCGTACATGGGGCCCCCAGCCCCCAGGGTCATTAGGGCAGTACCTGGACACCTCTTCTCACTACAAGGCTTCACCTCCTCTCCGGTGCCCTCGCAGGGGTAGCCCTGCGTGCCCGTGGCCTGGCACATGCGAAAGCGGCGCTGCCAGCCTGTGTCACACGTCTTAGAGCACAGGCTCCATGCATTCCATGGCCCCCACTTGCTATCAGTGGCTGTGGGAGAGGGGAGGCATGAGTGGGCCCAAGTGCCCCCATGGCCAGAGCTGCCACCTGCCACCCCTGGGCCAAGCACTCACCCGGGCACTCGAGGTTGCTGCACTCCCGGGTGTCAGTGAGGGCACCCgtgcatgtggcccaggctgggcctGCCACACTGCACTTCCGGCTGCGCTGCTGGGTCCCATTGGCACAGGACGTGGAACATGGGCCCCAGGGACCCCATTCTAGCCACTGGCCTTCCACTGCATGGGGAGACACAAGCAGGGGTGGCTGTTGAGCAGGATGTGTGAGGGCTGGTGGTGTGGAGCACCAGAGGGAGACCCAGAGCCTGCTAGGCATTCAGATTTGAGCCAGGCCAGACCCactggagtggggaggggagggggttatgagggaggctggagtgagcaggTAGTGCCTGGGCCTCATGCTGCCTGCCTGCCACCAGTTCCAGAAATACAGGACATCTCTCCTCTTAGCACCAGGCACAACTCACTTCTGGCTAAGGGAAGGGGCTGCAGGGGTGTCTTCTGATCTTTGCCAGTACTTCAGCCGAACTTTGTGTCCTCTCACAGTCCAGCTGGCCATGCACCAAAATGCAAGGGCAGCCCACGACTTGGAGAAACAGTGGTCCCCTTTTGATGGAGTCACAGGGTACTAACTCAAGTCAGGGCTAGGGGGTCACCTCGCACACAGGCAGGCATACTTCTCCAGTCTCCCCATGCTTGGTCAAAGTTTACGGGGCTCCCAGGGGCAGGTCACTGGACCTGATTGCCTCCCCAGGTCTCCCAACCCCCCACCGGGCTGGCCAGCGCCCTCATGGAAGCCCACGGGCGCTACTGACCCGGGCAGGCAGCCATACTGCAGAGCTTAGTCTGCAGCTCGGGACCCTCGCAGGCCTTGCCGCCGTGCTGGGGGGGCACGCAGGTCCGCATCCGGCTCCGGGACCCCCGCCCGCAGCTGCGGGAGCACAGGCTCCAGGACCCCCACTCCTCCCACACGCCGTGCACTGCAAGGAAGCACGTGGCCGGTGGCTGGGCGGCACCATGGCCCCGCCCACCACCAGAGCCTGCCCATCCGCCCACCAATCAGGAGCTCCGCAGCTCTGCGGCTGCTCCTCATTGGC
Protein-coding regions in this window:
- the ADGRB2 gene encoding adhesion G protein-coupled receptor B2 isoform X3, coding for MTPACPLLLSVILSLRLAAAFDPAPSACSALASGVLYGAFSLQDLFPTIASGCSWTLENPDPTKYSLYLRFNRQEQVCAHFAPRLLPLDHYLVNFTCLRPSPEEAVPQAASEVGRPEEEEAEAAAGLELCSGSGPFTFLHFDKNFVQLCLSAEPSEAPRLLAPAALAFRFVEVLLINNNNSSQFTCGVLCRWSEECGRAAGRACGFAQPGCSCPGEAGAGSATTTSPGPPAAHTLSNALVPGGPAPPAEADLHSGSSNDLFTTEMRYGEEPEEEPKVKTQWPRSADEPGLYMAQTGDPAAEEWSPWSVCSLTCGQGLQVRTRSCVSSPYGTLCSGPLRETRPCNNSATCPVHGVWEEWGSWSLCSRSCGRGSRSRMRTCVPPQHGGKACEGPELQTKLCSMAACPVEGQWLEWGPWGPCSTSCANGTQQRSRKCSVAGPAWATCTGALTDTRECSNLECPATDSKWGPWNAWSLCSKTCDTGWQRRFRMCQATGTQGYPCEGTGEEVKPCSEKRCPAFHEMCRDEYVMLMTWKKAAAGEIIYNKCPPNASGSASRRCLLSAQGVAYWGLPSFARCISHEYRYLYLSLREHLAKGQRMLAGEGMSQVVRSLQELLARRTYYSGDLLFSVDILRNVTDTFKRATYVPSADDVQRFFQVVSFMVDAENKEKWDDAQQVSPGSVHLLRVVEDFIHLVGDALKAFQSSLIVTDNLVISIQREPVSAVSSDITFPMRGRRGMKDWVRHSEDRLFLPKEVLSLSSPGKPATSGAAGSPGRGRGPGTVPPGPGHSHQRLLPADPDESSYFVIGAVLYRTLGLILPPPRPPLAVTSRVMTVTVRPPTQPPAEPLITVELSYIINGTTDPHCASWDYSRADASSGDWDTENCQTLETQAAHTRCQCQHLSTFAVLAQPPKDLTLELAGSPSVPLVIGCAVSCMALLTLLAIYAAFWRFIKSERSIILLNFCLSILASNILILVGQSRVLSKGVCTMTAAFLHFFFLSSFCWVLTEAWQSYLAVIGRMRTRLVRKRFLCLGWGLPALVVAVSVGFTRTKGYGTSSYCWLSLEGGLLYAFVGPAAVIVLVNMLIGIIVFNKLMARDGISDKSKKQRAGSERCPWASLLLPCSACGAVPSPLLSSASARNAMASLWSSCVVLPLLALTWMSAVLAMTDRRSVLFQALFAVFNSAQGFVITAVHCFLRREVQDVVKCQMGVCRADESEDSPDSCKNGQLQILSDFEKDVDLACQTVLFKEVNTCNPSTITGTLSRLSLDEDEEPKSCLVGPEGSLSFSPLPGNILVPMAASPGLGEPPPPQEANPVYMCGEGGLRQLDLTWLRPTEPGSEGDYMVLPRRTLSLQPGGGGGGGEDAPRARPEGTPRRAAKTVAHTEGYPSFLSVDHSGLGLGPAYGSLQNPYGMTFQPPPPTPSARQVPEPGERSRTMPRTVPGSTMKMGSLERKKLRYSDLDFEKVMHTRKRHSELYHELNQKFHTFDRYRSQSTAKDKPSPGERPSLSQHRRHQSWSTFKSMTLGSLPPKPRERLTLHRTAAWEPTEPPDGDFQTEV
- the ADGRB2 gene encoding adhesion G protein-coupled receptor B2 isoform X1, producing MTPACPLLLSVILSLRLAAAFDPAPSACSALASGVLYGAFSLQDLFPTIASGCSWTLENPDPTKYSLYLRFNRQEQVCAHFAPRLLPLDHYLVNFTCLRPSPEEAVPQAASEVGRPEEEEAEAAAGLELCSGSGPFTFLHFDKNFVQLCLSAEPSEAPRLLAPAALAFRFVEVLLINNNNSSQFTCGVLCRWSEECGRAAGRACGFAQPGCSCPGEAGAGSATTTSPGPPAAHTLSNALVPGGPAPPAEADLHSGSSNDLFTTEMRYGEEPEEEPKVKTQWPRSADEPGLYMAQTGDPAAEEWSPWSVCSLTCGQGLQVRTRSCVSSPYGTLCSGPLRETRPCNNSATCPVHGVWEEWGSWSLCSRSCGRGSRSRMRTCVPPQHGGKACEGPELQTKLCSMAACPVEGQWLEWGPWGPCSTSCANGTQQRSRKCSVAGPAWATCTGALTDTRECSNLECPATDSKWGPWNAWSLCSKTCDTGWQRRFRMCQATGTQGYPCEGTGEEVKPCSEKRCPAFHEMCRDEYVMLMTWKKAAAGEIIYNKCPPNASGSASRRCLLSAQGVAYWGLPSFARCISHEYRYLYLSLREHLAKGQRMLAGEGMSQVVRSLQELLARRTYYSGDLLFSVDILRNVTDTFKRATYVPSADDVQRFFQVVSFMVDAENKEKWDDAQQVSPGSVHLLRVVEDFIHLVGDALKAFQSSLIVTDNLVISIQREPVSAVSSDITFPMRGRRGMKDWVRHSEDRLFLPKEVLSLSSPGKPATSGAAGSPGRGRGPGTVPPGPGHSHQRLLPADPDESSYFVIGAVLYRTLGLILPPPRPPLAVTSRVMTVTVRPPTQPPAEPLITVELSYIINGTTDPHCASWDYSRADASSGDWDTENCQTLETQAAHTRCQCQHLSTFAVLAQPPKDLTLELAGSPSVPLVIGCAVSCMALLTLLAIYAAFWRFIKSERSIILLNFCLSILASNILILVGQSRVLSKGVCTMTAAFLHFFFLSSFCWVLTEAWQSYLAVIGRMRTRLVRKRFLCLGWGLPALVVAVSVGFTRTKGYGTSSYCWLSLEGGLLYAFVGPAAVIVLVNMLIGIIVFNKLMARDGISDKSKKQRAGSERCPWASLLLPCSACGAVPSPLLSSASARNAMASLWSSCVVLPLLALTWMSAVLAMTDRRSVLFQALFAVFNSAQGFVITAVHCFLRREVQDVVKCQMGVCRADESEDSPDSCKNGQLQILSDFEKDVDLACQTVLFKEVNTCNPSTITGTLSRLSLDEDEEPKSCLVGPEGSLSFSPLPGNILVPMAASPGLGEPPPPQEANPVYMCGEGGLRQLDLTWLRPTEPGSEGDYMVLPRRTLSLQPGGGGGGGEDAPRARPEGTPRRAAKTVAHTEGYPSFLSVDHSGLGLGPAYGSLQNPYGMTFQPPPPTPSARQVPEPGERSRTMPRTVPGSTMKMGSLERKKLRYSDLDFEKVMHTRKRHSELYHELNQKFHTFDRYRSQSTAKREKRWSVSSGGAAERSVCTDKPSPGERPSLSQHRRHQSWSTFKSMTLGSLPPKPRERLTLHRTAAWEPTEPPDGDFQTEV
- the ADGRB2 gene encoding adhesion G protein-coupled receptor B2 isoform X5, translated to MTPACPLLLSVILSLRLAAAFDPAPSACSALASGVLYGAFSLQDLFPTIASGCSWTLENPDPTKYSLYLRFNRQEQVCAHFAPRLLPLDHYLVNFTCLRPSPEEAVPQAASEVGRPEEEEAEAAAGLELCSGSGPFTFLHFDKNFVQLCLSAEPSEAPRLLAPAALAFRFVEVLLINNNNSSQFTCGVLCRWSEECGRAAGRACGFAQPGCSCPGEAGAGSATTTSPGPPAAHTLSNALVPGGPAPPAEADLHSGSSNDLFTTEMRYGEEPEEEPKVKTQWPRSADEPGLYMAQTGDPAAEEWSPWSVCSLTCGQGLQVRTRSCVSSPYGTLCSGPLRETRPCNNSATCPVHGVWEEWGSWSLCSRSCGRGSRSRMRTCVPPQHGGKACEGPELQTKLCSMAACPVEGQWLEWGPWGPCSTSCANGTQQRSRKCSVAGPAWATCTGALTDTRECSNLECPATDSKWGPWNAWSLCSKTCDTGWQRRFRMCQATGTQGYPCEGTGEEVKPCSEKRCPAFHEMCRDEYVMLMTWKKAAAGEIIYNKCPPNASGSASRRCLLSAQGVAYWGLPSFARCISHEYRYLYLSLREHLAKGQRMLAGEGMSQVVRSLQELLARRTYYSGDLLFSVDILRNVTDTFKRATYVPSADDVQRFFQVVSFMVDAENKEKWDDAQQVSPGSVHLLRVVEDFIHLVGDALKAFQSSLIVTDNLVISIQREPVSAVSSDITFPMRGRRGMKDWVRHSEDRLFLPKEVLSLSSPGKPATSGAAGSPGRGRGPGTVPPGPGHSHQRLLPADPDESSYFVIGAVLYRTLGLILPPPRPPLAVTSRVMTVTVRPPTQPPAEPLITVELSYIINGTTDPHCASWDYSRADASSGDWDTENCQTLETQAAHTRCQCQHLSTFAVLAQPPKDLTLELAGSPSVPLVIGCAVSCMALLTLLAIYAAFWRFIKSERSIILLNFCLSILASNILILVGQSRVLSKGVCTMTAAFLHFFFLSSFCWVLTEAWQSYLAVIGRMRTRLVRKRFLCLGWGLPALVVAVSVGFTRTKGYGTSSYCWLSLEGGLLYAFVGPAAVIVLVNMLIGIIVFNKLMARDGISDKSKKQRAGASLWSSCVVLPLLALTWMSAVLAMTDRRSVLFQALFAVFNSAQGFVITAVHCFLRREVQDVVKCQMGVCRADESEDSPDSCKNGQLQILSDFEKDVDLACQTVLFKEVNTCNPSTITGTLSRLSLDEDEEPKSCLVGPEGSLSFSPLPGNILVPMAASPGLGEPPPPQEANPVYMCGEGGLRQLDLTWLRPTEPGSEGDYMVLPRRTLSLQPGGGGGGGEDAPRARPEGTPRRAAKTVAHTEGYPSFLSVDHSGLGLGPAYGSLQNPYGMTFQPPPPTPSARQVPEPGERSRTMPRTVPGSTMKMGSLERKKLRYSDLDFEVMHTRKRHSELYHELNQKFHTFDRYRSQSTAKREKRWSVSSGGAAERSVCTDKPSPGERPSLSQHRRHQSWSTFKSMTLGSLPPKPRERLTLHRTAAWEPTEPPDGDFQTEV